A DNA window from Polyangiaceae bacterium contains the following coding sequences:
- a CDS encoding TolC family protein: MASALLATPVGAEPAVRTRSVYDLRTCLRMASQNHPKIAEANARLGYKRAQLWQAKTQPYSEFSLTAGIGPAPTVRGTSIYSPNTDASLTSNMALAWQVGIEGAVPLWTFGKISNLWDAADAQVKVGEHEVKKEKNQVQMMVRKAYYGTQLARDSLTLIREARQRIDKYVVRMSKRVDEGEGDDIELIKLKMYQADLEAKESEAEQHERIALAGLRFLTGARGRFDIPDEPLKRHPHTLGPLPRYLKAAQLFRPEVNMARAGVLARRAQLRVERARYYPDLGLGLSAKWARAPEVTDQTNPYVQDPGNYFHYGAALVLRWKLDFLPQSARVAQAEAQLEEMRATERYATGGVAVEVEEAFAEARSAKRRLDAQQRALRLAKQWLIKVQQGIDIGTFEDEDIVDPAKEYALKRFAYMSAVFDYNLAVSKLALATGWDSVGAQGS; encoded by the coding sequence GTGGCTTCCGCCCTGCTCGCCACACCGGTGGGTGCCGAGCCCGCGGTGAGGACGCGCAGCGTCTATGACCTGCGCACCTGTCTGCGCATGGCGAGCCAGAACCACCCCAAGATCGCCGAGGCAAACGCTCGCCTCGGGTACAAGCGTGCGCAACTCTGGCAGGCCAAGACCCAGCCCTACAGCGAGTTCTCCCTGACGGCGGGTATCGGACCTGCGCCAACGGTGCGGGGAACGAGCATCTACAGTCCGAACACCGACGCATCGCTGACGTCCAACATGGCTTTGGCCTGGCAAGTTGGCATCGAGGGTGCGGTCCCGCTCTGGACCTTCGGCAAGATCAGCAACTTGTGGGACGCCGCCGACGCACAGGTGAAGGTGGGCGAGCACGAAGTCAAGAAGGAGAAGAACCAGGTCCAGATGATGGTGCGCAAGGCCTACTACGGCACCCAACTCGCGCGGGATTCCTTGACGCTGATTCGCGAGGCCCGGCAGCGCATCGACAAGTACGTGGTGCGCATGAGCAAGCGCGTCGACGAGGGGGAAGGCGACGACATCGAGCTGATCAAACTGAAGATGTATCAGGCCGATCTAGAAGCCAAAGAAAGCGAGGCCGAGCAGCACGAACGCATTGCCTTGGCAGGCCTGCGCTTTCTGACCGGGGCTCGGGGCCGTTTCGACATCCCCGACGAGCCGCTGAAACGGCACCCGCACACTCTGGGACCGCTGCCGCGCTATCTGAAGGCCGCCCAGTTGTTCCGACCCGAAGTCAACATGGCGCGCGCCGGCGTTCTGGCTCGGCGTGCGCAGCTTCGCGTGGAGCGAGCGCGCTACTACCCCGACCTGGGTCTGGGCCTCAGCGCCAAATGGGCGCGGGCACCGGAGGTCACCGATCAGACCAATCCCTACGTCCAGGATCCGGGCAACTACTTCCACTACGGCGCCGCCCTCGTGCTGCGGTGGAAGCTCGATTTTCTGCCTCAGTCGGCGCGAGTGGCGCAGGCTGAGGCGCAGCTCGAAGAGATGCGGGCGACGGAGCGCTACGCCACGGGGGGCGTCGCGGTCGAGGTGGAAGAGGCGTTTGCAGAAGCGCGCTCCGCCAAGCGTCGACTGGATGCCCAACAACGCGCGCTGCGCCTGGCCAAGCAGTGGCTGATCAAGGTGCAGCAAGGCATCGACATCGGCACCTTCGAGGACGAAGACATCGTCGACCCGGCGAAAGAATACGCTCTCAAGCGCTTCGCCTACATGTCAGCGGTGTTCGACTACAACCTTGCGGTCTCGAAGTTGGCACTCGCGACTGGCTGGGACAGCGTCGGCGCACAGGGCTCCTAG
- a CDS encoding sigma-54 dependent transcriptional regulator: protein MSVSVLPGSSAPPSEVPRQERPLQVLVVDDEPTLRRNVARLLLSRGMHVVTASDGAQALEVLSSQSFDVALVDLMMPNVGGLELLEHVRARSIPVEMIVMTAFGDVDTAVRTVRLGAFHFLTKPFRSNDEVVVSVQKAAEHRRLVSRTELLERRLQAEGFGELLGGSARMQEVYRLALGVAPTETTVLILGESGTGKELTARAIHKHSRRRDAPFVAVNCSAIPVELVESELFGHVRGAFSGATATREGLFESANGGTIFLDEVGDLPPLAQVKLLRVLQQGEIKPVGSNETRVIDVRVVAATNVDLAQQISHGRFREDLFYRLNVVAIELPPLRERVQDIPVLAYHFLRKHSARSRRDIRSITPEAMQALEGFSWPGNVRELENAIEHAVVFCPGDALSPSDLPLPRGTGPASPESAPGAVGGFPESAFDLPFREAKQAALDAFEVAYLSKQMTRADGNVSEAARMAGLDRSNFRRVAKRAGVLPPKRE from the coding sequence GTGAGCGTTTCGGTTCTACCGGGGTCTTCGGCTCCGCCCAGTGAGGTGCCGCGCCAAGAGCGCCCGCTCCAAGTCTTGGTGGTCGACGACGAGCCGACTTTGCGCCGCAACGTAGCTCGGCTCCTGCTTTCACGGGGCATGCACGTGGTGACGGCTTCCGACGGGGCCCAGGCGCTCGAGGTGCTTTCCAGCCAGAGCTTCGACGTGGCCTTGGTCGACTTGATGATGCCCAACGTCGGTGGCCTCGAACTGCTCGAGCACGTTCGGGCGCGGAGCATTCCGGTCGAGATGATCGTGATGACGGCTTTCGGCGACGTCGACACCGCCGTCCGCACGGTGCGACTGGGTGCTTTTCACTTCCTGACCAAGCCCTTCCGCTCCAACGACGAGGTCGTCGTCAGCGTGCAAAAGGCGGCGGAGCATCGTCGCTTGGTGAGCCGCACGGAGCTCCTGGAGCGGCGGTTGCAGGCCGAAGGCTTCGGTGAGCTGCTCGGCGGCTCCGCTCGCATGCAAGAGGTCTACCGTCTAGCTCTGGGCGTGGCGCCCACGGAAACCACGGTGCTGATCCTCGGTGAAAGCGGCACGGGCAAGGAACTCACCGCACGCGCCATCCACAAACACTCCCGTCGCCGTGACGCTCCCTTCGTGGCCGTGAACTGTTCGGCCATTCCCGTCGAGCTGGTGGAGAGCGAACTCTTCGGCCACGTGCGCGGCGCCTTCAGCGGCGCCACCGCTACCCGCGAAGGCCTTTTCGAATCGGCAAACGGTGGCACGATCTTCTTGGACGAAGTCGGCGATCTACCGCCCCTGGCCCAAGTCAAGCTGCTGCGTGTGCTGCAGCAGGGCGAGATCAAGCCGGTGGGCTCGAACGAGACGCGCGTGATCGACGTACGCGTGGTGGCCGCCACCAACGTGGACCTGGCTCAACAGATCAGTCACGGGCGCTTTCGCGAGGACTTGTTCTATCGCCTGAACGTGGTTGCCATCGAACTGCCACCACTGCGCGAGCGAGTGCAGGACATCCCGGTGCTCGCCTACCACTTCTTGCGCAAGCACTCCGCCCGCTCTCGACGCGACATCCGCTCGATCACGCCCGAGGCGATGCAAGCCCTCGAGGGGTTCTCGTGGCCGGGCAACGTACGAGAGCTGGAGAACGCCATCGAGCACGCGGTCGTGTTCTGTCCGGGGGATGCGCTTTCGCCCTCGGACCTGCCCCTGCCGCGCGGGACGGGGCCCGCGTCACCCGAGTCTGCTCCGGGCGCGGTCGGGGGCTTCCCGGAGTCCGCCTTCGACTTGCCCTTCCGTGAGGCGAAGCAGGCGGCGCTAGATGCGTTCGAGGTCGCCTACCTGTCGAAGCAGATGACACGGGCGGACGGCAACGTCAGCGAGGCGGCGCGCATGGCTGGCCTCGACCGGTCGAACTTCCGTCGGGTTGCGAAGCGGGCAGGGGTGCTGCCGCCCAAGCGTGAGTGA
- a CDS encoding diguanylate cyclase, which yields MSDSDAPLASEPPISGGPVSRSVVGSTIVVADDDRLTREMLANILRTNGFKVETVEDGQAAVERAGRGGVDLVLLDILMPKLTGLEACRLLKGMTAETFLPVVLVTVKTDTASRVEGLRIGADDYVCKPFDERELLARVEAMLRIKKLHDHVARARSKLEELSVHDDLTGLYNYRYLHTRLSEEFKRAERYHDPLACIVIDIDRLQSTNDADGRPAGDMVIRGVADSIRRTVRDVDVVARFGGDEFLVVLPSTHFAGSVTVAERIWREVGERTFFGEAARPFRMTLSVGVALFPSRDVRTKDALLRSADAALHQAKRDGGNRICVFQQHGYLYTPVVGEGEADPEAGRGPLRPSSRPPSSRRFRSDKPPSGGGRRGSE from the coding sequence GTGTCGGACAGCGATGCCCCGCTTGCCAGCGAGCCGCCCATTTCCGGGGGGCCCGTGTCGCGCTCTGTGGTCGGTTCCACGATCGTCGTGGCCGACGACGACCGCCTGACGCGCGAAATGCTCGCCAACATTCTGCGCACCAACGGCTTCAAGGTCGAGACCGTCGAGGACGGTCAAGCGGCCGTCGAGCGGGCGGGCCGGGGTGGTGTGGACTTGGTGCTGTTGGACATCCTGATGCCCAAGCTGACCGGCCTCGAAGCCTGTCGCCTACTCAAGGGCATGACCGCGGAGACGTTCTTGCCGGTCGTATTGGTCACGGTGAAGACCGACACGGCCAGTCGCGTGGAAGGCCTGCGGATCGGCGCCGATGACTACGTGTGCAAGCCTTTCGACGAACGCGAGCTGCTCGCGCGTGTCGAGGCCATGCTGCGCATCAAAAAGCTGCATGACCATGTCGCGCGCGCGCGCTCCAAGCTGGAGGAGCTCAGCGTACACGACGACTTGACCGGTCTTTACAACTATCGCTACCTGCACACGCGCCTCAGCGAGGAATTCAAGCGCGCCGAGCGCTATCACGATCCCTTGGCCTGCATCGTGATCGACATCGATCGACTGCAGTCCACCAACGACGCAGACGGGCGCCCTGCTGGCGACATGGTGATTCGCGGCGTCGCCGACAGCATTCGGCGTACGGTTCGAGACGTGGACGTCGTTGCGCGCTTCGGTGGTGACGAGTTCCTCGTCGTGTTGCCTAGTACGCACTTTGCGGGGTCCGTCACGGTTGCCGAGCGCATTTGGCGTGAGGTGGGCGAGCGCACGTTCTTTGGCGAAGCCGCGCGACCCTTCCGCATGACTCTCTCGGTTGGGGTGGCGCTGTTCCCGTCGCGCGACGTGCGCACCAAAGACGCACTGTTGCGCTCGGCTGATGCGGCGCTCCATCAAGCCAAGCGCGACGGAGGCAATCGCATCTGCGTGTTCCAGCAACACGGCTACCTGTACACCCCCGTGGTCGGCGAGGGCGAAGCAGACCCGGAGGCTGGCCGTGGACCGCTTCGACCGTCGTCGCGACCTCCTAGCTCGCGCCGCTTTCGTTCCGACAAGCCGCCTTCCGGAGGTGGGCGCCGGGGGAGCGAGTGA
- a CDS encoding polymer-forming cytoskeletal protein — MDATLPATEITALLGHGTRFEGKLLFEGRVRIDGVFRGEIRSDDVLIIGEGADVEAEIDVATVIIKGGSVKGNVRASSAIELYVPARVTGDLHAPEIFMDKGVQFSGNCTMAPL; from the coding sequence ATGGACGCGACCCTGCCGGCCACGGAAATCACCGCCCTGCTTGGGCACGGGACCCGCTTCGAAGGCAAGCTGCTCTTCGAAGGGCGCGTGCGCATCGACGGCGTTTTCCGAGGCGAGATACGAAGCGACGACGTGCTGATCATCGGCGAAGGCGCCGACGTGGAGGCCGAGATCGACGTCGCCACGGTGATCATCAAGGGCGGCAGCGTGAAGGGCAACGTTCGCGCGAGCAGCGCGATCGAGCTCTACGTGCCGGCGCGCGTCACCGGTGACCTGCACGCTCCGGAGATCTTCATGGACAAAGGCGTGCAGTTTTCCGGCAATTGCACGATGGCGCCCCTCTGA
- a CDS encoding SRPBCC family protein: protein MGMWLNGWWRRTLGPSLMLGLLALSTPAGAEPDAEAKRLMKLRDSERYEVLTEHSSTKAGCARVHIAAPEKAVLKVVKDFRHYEDFIKKFDKSKVVGRDGDKTDVYLQVPILKGAAKIWAVIRFGPPKRVGDEQIVEGSMVKGNVRRMDAKWRIKKIDDKNTQLNLELLIVPRLPVPGSVVTGEVAYAADVAVIGSRDRAEAKVKKTKKQTK, encoded by the coding sequence ATGGGTATGTGGCTCAACGGGTGGTGGAGGCGAACGCTGGGCCCCAGTCTGATGCTGGGATTGCTGGCCCTGTCGACGCCGGCGGGCGCCGAGCCCGACGCCGAGGCAAAGCGGCTGATGAAGCTCCGAGATTCGGAGCGCTACGAAGTCTTGACGGAGCACAGCAGCACCAAGGCCGGTTGCGCCCGCGTGCACATCGCGGCGCCGGAAAAGGCGGTGCTGAAGGTGGTGAAGGACTTCCGTCACTACGAGGACTTCATCAAGAAATTCGACAAGTCCAAAGTGGTCGGACGCGACGGCGACAAGACCGACGTGTATTTGCAGGTGCCCATCCTGAAGGGCGCAGCGAAGATCTGGGCAGTGATTCGCTTTGGTCCCCCCAAGCGAGTGGGCGACGAGCAGATCGTGGAAGGCTCGATGGTCAAGGGCAACGTGCGACGCATGGATGCCAAGTGGCGCATCAAGAAGATCGACGACAAGAACACGCAACTGAATCTGGAGCTGCTGATCGTCCCACGGCTGCCCGTTCCTGGATCGGTGGTGACCGGTGAGGTTGCGTACGCGGCGGACGTGGCGGTCATCGGTTCACGCGACCGCGCCGAAGCCAAGGTCAAGAAGACCAAGAAACAGACAAAGTAG
- the gltB gene encoding glutamate synthase large subunit, with protein sequence MPLPSAHGLYDPRFERDACGVGFVANVAGHASHALVRRGIDVLLNLVHRGAAGSDPLTGDGAGLLVQIPDAFLRAVVADQIKLPPPGQYGVGTVFLPQDRTARARLMQVLEDKIVGTGQRLLGWRDVPVDPGVLGEKARATAPSIHHVFVGSTCTDQDTLESKLFVIRKWAERTARESGIPGGSKFYVPSLSSKTLVYKGLLLAHQLSGFYKDLSDERLTSSIALVHQRFSTNTFPTWELAQPFRLLAHNGEINTIRGNAAWMRAREQLFDGRIFGEEVRHILPTITPGGSDSAMLDNVAELLMHAGRSLPHVMMMLVPAAWQNDPELSAEERAFFEYHSCLIEPWDGPAALAFTDGRKIGALLDRNGLRPARWTLTHDGVVVLASETGVLDIPAEQIARRGRLEPGRMFLVDTQAGRILEDAEIRGSLARQQPYARWLADNAVDCAELPDPAAPPDALESGELRDRQRLFGYTDEDLRVVMTPMAASGQEAVGSMGTDTPLAVLSETPQPLFNYFKQHFAQVTNPPIDPLRESMVMSLSNYIGGEGNLLFELPDHAQMLRLRGPVLTSHELEKLRQGHRMHFRQPATLPMLFPVAEGAQGLKSSLDELCRLASLAVLNNHSLIVLSDRGANEHMAPVPSLLATGAVHHHLMRNGTRMKVGILVDTADAREVHHFCLLLGYGAGAVVPYLALDSVRDLARQGRLGEVKDPDEAEGHYIKAAEKGLLKVMSKMGISTLQSYHGAQIFEALGLSEDLVERYFTGTASRLGGIDLEVVADEIRRRHLAAFASDDTTPLEAAGEYHWRAQGQRHLWSPAAIAALQRAVRTEDLGSYREYSDHINRQAEGLITLRGMWNLLPAEAGISLSAVEPAQEIVRRFATGAMSFGSISAEAHENLAIAMNRIGGKSNTGEGGESAHRYQPDENGDSRRSAIKQVASARFGVTPHYLVNADELQIKIAQGAKPGEGGQLPGHKVDAIIAKTRHSTPGVTLISPPPHHDIYSIEDLAQLIFDLKMVNPRARISVKLVAEAGVGTIAAGVAKAHADVILISGYDGGTGASPLTSIKHAGIPWELGLSETHQVLVKNDLRSRVILQADGQLRTGRDVVIAALLGAEEFGFATAPLVASGCLMMRKCHLNTCPVGIATQDPALRARFRGAPEHVIRYMFFVAEEAREIMATMGFTSLREMVGRVDRLRKRDVPDNPKAARLDFSAVLTPAEPSASASALSSASAPSVASADPGVEDSLDHALLAEIAPALRERRPVTLSRNVKNVHRTVGAMIGGEIARLHGEAGLPEDSVVLQLAGSAGQSFGAFLMPGMTLTLHGDANDYVGKGMAGGRLVVRPPEQASFDADKNILIGNVALYGATGGHAFFRGVAGERFGVRNSGAVAVVEGVGDHGCEYMTGGRIVVIGRTGRNFGAGMSGGLAFVLDEDGRFPKRINPALVELEALSGEDAAFLAGLLEAHAHYTGSKKARSLLACWEDCLGKFRKVVPVEYRRALQREAETPAPPDAMDDPLPEAPHRAPDAE encoded by the coding sequence ATGCCCCTGCCCTCCGCTCATGGCTTGTACGATCCGCGCTTCGAGCGCGACGCCTGCGGCGTTGGGTTCGTGGCCAACGTAGCCGGGCACGCCAGCCATGCCCTGGTACGACGCGGCATCGATGTCCTGCTGAACCTCGTGCACCGCGGGGCTGCCGGCAGTGACCCCCTGACGGGCGACGGCGCCGGCCTCTTGGTGCAGATTCCGGACGCGTTTCTGCGCGCCGTAGTCGCCGACCAGATCAAGCTGCCACCGCCGGGTCAGTACGGCGTCGGCACCGTGTTCCTCCCGCAAGACCGGACCGCCCGCGCCCGGTTGATGCAGGTCCTGGAGGACAAGATCGTCGGCACGGGACAGCGGCTGCTGGGCTGGCGCGATGTCCCCGTAGACCCCGGCGTGCTGGGCGAAAAGGCGCGTGCCACCGCGCCGTCGATCCACCACGTATTCGTCGGCTCTACCTGTACCGATCAGGACACCTTGGAATCCAAGCTGTTCGTGATCCGCAAGTGGGCGGAGCGTACGGCACGCGAGAGCGGCATTCCCGGCGGCTCCAAGTTCTACGTGCCAAGCCTGAGTTCGAAGACGCTGGTCTACAAGGGATTGCTGCTCGCCCACCAGCTATCGGGCTTCTACAAAGACTTGAGCGACGAGCGTCTCACGAGTTCCATCGCCCTCGTACACCAGCGCTTTTCCACGAACACCTTTCCCACCTGGGAGCTGGCGCAGCCCTTCCGCCTGCTCGCCCACAACGGTGAGATCAACACGATTCGTGGCAACGCCGCCTGGATGCGTGCCCGCGAACAGCTGTTCGACGGGCGCATCTTCGGCGAAGAAGTGCGCCACATTCTGCCCACGATTACGCCGGGCGGCAGCGACTCGGCCATGCTCGACAACGTCGCGGAGCTGCTGATGCACGCGGGGCGGAGCCTGCCCCACGTGATGATGATGCTGGTTCCCGCTGCGTGGCAAAACGACCCCGAGCTATCCGCGGAAGAACGAGCCTTTTTCGAATACCACTCGTGCTTGATCGAGCCCTGGGATGGCCCCGCTGCCCTTGCATTCACTGACGGGCGCAAGATCGGAGCGCTGTTGGATCGCAACGGACTTCGCCCAGCGCGCTGGACCCTCACCCACGACGGGGTGGTGGTCTTGGCCAGCGAAACCGGCGTGCTCGACATTCCCGCGGAGCAGATCGCGCGGCGCGGTCGCCTCGAACCCGGACGCATGTTCCTGGTCGACACGCAAGCAGGCCGTATCCTCGAGGACGCGGAGATCCGCGGAAGCCTCGCGCGCCAACAGCCCTACGCACGCTGGCTCGCTGACAATGCGGTGGACTGCGCAGAGTTGCCGGATCCTGCGGCTCCACCCGATGCCTTGGAGAGCGGCGAGCTGCGGGATCGACAGCGCCTCTTCGGCTACACCGACGAAGACCTGCGCGTGGTGATGACGCCCATGGCCGCCAGTGGACAAGAAGCCGTTGGCTCCATGGGCACGGACACACCGCTCGCGGTGCTGTCGGAAACGCCGCAACCCCTCTTCAACTACTTCAAACAACACTTCGCCCAGGTCACCAACCCGCCCATCGATCCCTTGCGCGAGTCGATGGTGATGAGCCTGTCGAACTACATCGGCGGCGAGGGCAACTTGCTGTTCGAGCTGCCCGATCACGCTCAGATGCTCCGCCTGCGCGGGCCCGTGCTGACGAGCCATGAGCTGGAGAAGCTGCGTCAAGGGCACCGCATGCACTTCCGTCAGCCCGCGACGCTACCGATGCTCTTCCCAGTGGCGGAAGGCGCCCAGGGTCTAAAATCTTCCTTGGATGAACTGTGCCGGCTCGCGTCCCTGGCCGTGCTCAACAACCACAGTCTGATCGTGCTCAGCGACCGCGGCGCCAACGAGCACATGGCACCGGTTCCCAGTCTGCTGGCGACCGGCGCCGTCCACCACCACCTGATGCGCAACGGAACGCGCATGAAGGTCGGCATCCTGGTGGACACTGCGGACGCACGCGAGGTGCACCACTTTTGCCTGCTGCTCGGCTACGGCGCCGGCGCCGTCGTCCCCTACCTCGCCCTGGACAGCGTGCGCGACCTCGCCCGCCAGGGGCGCCTAGGCGAGGTGAAGGACCCGGACGAGGCCGAAGGGCACTACATCAAGGCGGCTGAGAAGGGCTTGCTCAAGGTGATGAGCAAGATGGGGATCAGCACGCTGCAGAGCTATCACGGCGCGCAGATCTTCGAGGCCTTGGGACTCAGCGAGGACCTGGTCGAGCGCTACTTCACGGGCACCGCATCGCGGCTTGGAGGCATCGACCTGGAGGTCGTCGCCGACGAGATTCGGCGCCGACACCTGGCTGCTTTCGCCAGCGACGACACCACACCGCTAGAAGCCGCTGGTGAGTACCACTGGCGGGCGCAGGGTCAGCGGCATCTGTGGTCCCCCGCCGCGATTGCGGCGCTGCAGCGCGCCGTGCGGACCGAGGACCTGGGGAGCTATCGCGAGTACTCCGACCACATCAATCGCCAGGCCGAAGGGCTGATCACCCTGCGTGGCATGTGGAACCTGTTGCCGGCGGAGGCTGGCATTTCGCTCAGCGCCGTGGAGCCCGCCCAAGAGATCGTTCGACGTTTCGCGACCGGCGCCATGAGCTTCGGCTCGATCAGCGCGGAAGCGCACGAGAACCTCGCGATCGCGATGAACCGCATCGGCGGCAAGAGCAATACCGGGGAAGGCGGAGAAAGTGCTCACCGCTACCAGCCCGATGAGAACGGCGATTCTCGGCGCAGTGCCATCAAGCAAGTCGCGTCAGCCCGCTTCGGAGTCACGCCGCACTACTTGGTCAATGCCGACGAGCTCCAAATCAAGATCGCTCAGGGTGCGAAACCCGGTGAAGGGGGGCAACTCCCAGGTCACAAAGTAGACGCGATCATCGCCAAGACCCGGCACTCCACCCCCGGCGTCACCCTGATATCGCCACCACCTCACCATGACATCTATTCGATCGAAGATCTTGCGCAGCTGATCTTCGATCTGAAGATGGTGAACCCGCGCGCGCGCATCAGTGTGAAGTTGGTGGCCGAAGCGGGAGTCGGCACCATTGCCGCAGGCGTGGCCAAGGCTCACGCCGACGTGATCCTGATCTCGGGCTACGACGGAGGCACGGGCGCCTCGCCCCTGACCAGCATCAAGCACGCGGGTATTCCCTGGGAGCTCGGGCTCAGCGAAACCCATCAAGTGCTGGTCAAGAACGACCTACGAAGCCGGGTCATCCTGCAGGCGGATGGCCAACTGCGCACGGGTCGCGACGTGGTGATCGCCGCGCTGCTCGGCGCCGAAGAGTTCGGGTTCGCCACGGCTCCCCTGGTCGCTTCGGGCTGCTTGATGATGCGCAAGTGCCATCTGAACACCTGCCCCGTCGGTATCGCCACCCAAGACCCTGCGCTCCGAGCGCGCTTTCGGGGCGCGCCGGAGCACGTCATCCGCTACATGTTCTTCGTCGCCGAGGAGGCACGCGAAATCATGGCCACCATGGGCTTCACCTCCCTGCGCGAGATGGTCGGACGGGTCGACCGGCTGCGCAAGCGCGACGTCCCCGACAACCCCAAAGCGGCACGCTTGGACTTCTCCGCCGTGCTGACGCCCGCAGAGCCGAGTGCAAGCGCGTCCGCGCTGAGTAGCGCGTCCGCGCCGAGTGTCGCTTCGGCGGATCCGGGGGTGGAAGACTCCCTGGACCACGCGCTGCTGGCGGAGATCGCGCCGGCGTTGCGCGAAAGGCGCCCGGTGACGTTGTCCCGAAACGTCAAGAATGTGCATCGCACCGTCGGCGCCATGATCGGCGGGGAAATCGCACGTCTTCACGGCGAAGCGGGCCTGCCCGAGGACAGCGTCGTGCTTCAGCTCGCTGGCAGTGCCGGCCAGAGCTTTGGCGCCTTTCTCATGCCCGGAATGACGTTGACGTTGCACGGCGACGCCAACGACTACGTCGGCAAAGGCATGGCAGGCGGACGCCTGGTCGTTCGGCCGCCGGAGCAAGCCTCCTTCGACGCAGACAAGAACATCTTGATTGGCAACGTGGCACTCTACGGCGCGACCGGCGGCCACGCGTTCTTCCGTGGCGTGGCAGGCGAGCGCTTCGGTGTCCGCAACTCCGGGGCCGTGGCCGTAGTCGAGGGAGTGGGCGACCACGGCTGCGAGTACATGACCGGCGGCCGAATCGTGGTCATCGGACGCACGGGTCGCAACTTCGGCGCGGGCATGAGCGGAGGGCTCGCTTTCGTGCTGGATGAGGACGGCCGGTTCCCGAAGCGCATCAATCCTGCCCTGGTAGAACTCGAGGCGCTTTCGGGCGAGGACGCCGCGTTCCTGGCGGGCCTGCTCGAGGCCCACGCGCACTACACTGGCAGCAAGAAAGCGCGGAGCTTGCTCGCTTGCTGGGAGGATTGCCTTGGCAAGTTCCGCAAAGTGGTGCCCGTGGAGTACCGCCGGGCGTTGCAGCGAGAAGCGGAAACGCCGGCGCCGCCCGATGCGATGGATGATCCCCTTCCCGAAGCGCCCCACCGCGCGCCGGATGCGGAGTGA
- a CDS encoding glutamate synthase subunit beta has product MGKITGFMEFERAGAERLPIADRLRDYREFELPVPQRRLLEQAARCMDCGIPFCNSGCPLGNLIPDFNDEVYAGRMDAALASLLSTNNFPEVTGRVCPAPCESACVLGINRDPVSIKLLEKSIADHGQDAALFAPHPPRRESTFRVAVVGSGPAGLAAAQQLRRLGHGVTVYERADRLGGLLRYGIPDFKLDKAWIDRRIEQMRAEGIEFVTNADVGTDPVAATLLEKFDAICLATGSRRPRDLAIPGRELEGIALAMDFLEQQNRRVAGETIAGPEAIVATGKHVVVIGGGDTGSDCVGTSHRQGAKSVTSLEILPCPPAERSPSTPWPQWPLMLRTSTSHEEGGKRLWGVATDRFDGQDGRVKALVCRHVELRDGRPHATSEPPLVLEADLVLLAMGFLHPDPSPLTALGLTLDRRGNVQTDDRLATSRPGVFAAGDCQRGQSLVVWAIADGRRAASAIHDYLVRADR; this is encoded by the coding sequence GTGGGTAAGATCACTGGTTTCATGGAGTTCGAACGGGCCGGGGCCGAGCGCCTACCGATCGCCGATCGCCTTCGCGACTACCGCGAGTTCGAACTCCCCGTGCCCCAGCGGCGGCTTCTTGAACAAGCGGCGCGCTGTATGGACTGTGGCATTCCCTTCTGCAACTCGGGTTGCCCGCTGGGGAACTTGATCCCCGACTTCAACGACGAGGTCTACGCCGGCCGAATGGACGCGGCGCTGGCGTCGCTACTGTCCACCAACAACTTTCCCGAGGTCACCGGCCGTGTGTGTCCCGCGCCTTGTGAATCCGCCTGCGTGCTTGGCATCAACCGCGACCCGGTGAGCATCAAATTGCTCGAGAAGAGCATCGCGGATCACGGCCAGGACGCTGCCCTGTTCGCGCCCCACCCTCCGCGTCGCGAGTCCACCTTTCGCGTGGCGGTCGTGGGCTCTGGCCCTGCGGGTCTGGCGGCAGCTCAACAGCTGCGTCGCCTCGGACACGGCGTGACCGTGTACGAGCGTGCGGATCGCCTCGGCGGCCTGCTGCGTTACGGCATCCCCGACTTCAAGCTCGACAAGGCCTGGATCGATCGACGCATCGAGCAGATGCGCGCCGAAGGTATCGAGTTCGTGACGAATGCCGACGTCGGCACCGACCCGGTCGCCGCAACGCTGCTGGAGAAGTTCGACGCCATCTGCCTGGCAACGGGCTCCCGGCGACCACGCGACTTGGCCATCCCCGGCCGCGAGCTCGAGGGCATCGCGCTCGCGATGGACTTTCTCGAGCAGCAGAATCGACGAGTTGCGGGCGAAACCATCGCGGGGCCGGAGGCGATTGTGGCCACGGGCAAGCACGTCGTGGTCATTGGTGGGGGCGATACGGGCAGCGACTGCGTCGGCACCAGCCATAGACAGGGCGCGAAGAGCGTGACCAGTCTGGAGATCCTCCCGTGCCCACCCGCGGAGCGTTCACCCAGCACGCCCTGGCCCCAATGGCCGCTGATGCTGCGCACGTCGACTTCCCACGAAGAGGGCGGCAAGCGCTTGTGGGGGGTGGCGACGGATCGCTTCGATGGCCAGGACGGTCGCGTGAAGGCGCTGGTGTGCCGTCACGTCGAGCTGCGTGATGGCCGCCCTCACGCGACGTCGGAGCCGCCGCTGGTGCTGGAGGCGGACCTGGTCTTGCTCGCGATGGGTTTTCTGCATCCCGACCCGTCCCCGCTCACGGCCTTGGGGCTGACGCTCGATCGCCGCGGGAACGTTCAGACCGACGATCGATTGGCGACTTCACGTCCTGGCGTGTTCGCTGCCGGAGATTGTCAGCGGGGGCAGTCCCTCGTGGTTTGGGCCATCGCCGACGGTCGTCGCGCGGCCTCCGCCATCCACGACTACCTCGTGCGCGCTGATCGCTGA